The proteins below are encoded in one region of Pseudomonas entomophila L48:
- a CDS encoding DUF3509 domain-containing protein has protein sequence MNNPFEQISAAFAPEYRVNLSIERLDGSIMLTLSDDSGVVAKRLVSEAQRNDPVRLQRVIDSIRLGLAIELGQNPLEVLAALTHPQRCPATTLAN, from the coding sequence ATGAACAACCCCTTCGAGCAGATCAGCGCCGCCTTCGCCCCCGAATACCGGGTCAACCTGAGCATCGAGCGCCTGGACGGCAGCATCATGCTGACGCTGTCCGACGACAGCGGCGTGGTCGCCAAGCGCCTGGTCAGCGAGGCCCAGCGCAACGACCCGGTGCGCCTGCAACGGGTCATCGACAGCATCCGCCTGGGCCTGGCCATCGAGCTGGGGCAGAACCCGCTGGAAGTGCTGGCCGCCCTCACCCACCCACAGCGCTGTCCCGCCACCACGCTGGCCAACTGA
- a CDS encoding YebG family protein: MAVEVVYRSSRDPERLFMDKAEADRHDKMLELAERLAEVLHKAVPSLSEQQVEEAGIYMAKNRDVFARAFKSQPDALAELLEGGSAE; this comes from the coding sequence ATGGCCGTCGAAGTGGTGTACCGCAGCAGCCGCGACCCGGAGCGCTTGTTCATGGATAAGGCCGAAGCAGACCGTCACGACAAGATGCTCGAACTGGCCGAACGCCTGGCCGAGGTGCTGCACAAGGCGGTGCCGTCGCTGAGCGAACAGCAGGTTGAGGAAGCCGGGATCTACATGGCCAAGAACCGCGATGTGTTCGCCCGGGCGTTCAAGAGCCAGCCGGATGCGTTGGCGGAGTTGCTTGAAGGTGGTTCGGCGGAGTGA
- a CDS encoding phosphate-starvation-inducible protein PsiE — protein MNIKWADKLRKGLHGSADSLGNLCVEAFHYLALFGIGAITAYAAVVTFMDMLGKGGVSVDDILLLFIYLELGAMVGIYFKTNHMPIRFLLYVAITALTRLLIGDVSHHKAPDVGLLYVCGGILLLAFAILVVRYASYRYPSTKVLDANGKEVEEGK, from the coding sequence GTGAACATCAAATGGGCAGACAAACTGCGCAAGGGCCTGCATGGCTCGGCCGACTCGCTGGGCAACCTGTGCGTGGAGGCCTTCCACTACCTGGCGCTGTTCGGCATCGGCGCGATCACCGCCTATGCGGCAGTGGTCACCTTCATGGACATGCTGGGCAAGGGCGGGGTCAGCGTCGATGACATCCTGCTGCTGTTCATCTACCTGGAGCTGGGCGCCATGGTGGGGATCTACTTCAAGACCAACCACATGCCCATCCGCTTCCTGCTGTACGTGGCGATCACCGCGCTGACCCGCCTGCTGATCGGCGACGTGTCGCACCACAAGGCGCCGGACGTTGGCCTGCTGTACGTGTGCGGCGGCATCCTGCTGCTGGCGTTCGCCATCCTGGTGGTGCGCTACGCCTCGTACCGCTATCCGTCGACCAAGGTGCTGGACGCCAACGGCAAGGAAGTGGAAGAGGGCAAGTAA
- a CDS encoding HPF/RaiA family ribosome-associated protein — MQIQVNSSNHIEGNIRLDEWVRSTLHASLERFEDDLTRIEVHLRDENGAKPGPHDKRCQMEARPKGHQPISVTHTATSLDQAVDGAAGKLNNALEHFYGKLRSKRGALELSDPDA, encoded by the coding sequence ATGCAAATCCAGGTCAACAGCAGCAACCATATCGAAGGCAACATCCGGCTCGACGAGTGGGTCCGCAGCACACTGCACGCCTCGCTCGAACGCTTCGAGGACGACCTCACCCGCATCGAGGTGCACCTGCGCGACGAGAACGGCGCAAAGCCCGGACCGCATGACAAACGCTGCCAGATGGAGGCTCGCCCCAAAGGCCACCAACCGATTTCCGTGACACACACCGCCACTTCGCTGGACCAGGCCGTCGACGGCGCGGCCGGCAAGCTGAACAACGCGCTGGAGCATTTCTACGGCAAGTTGCGCAGCAAGCGCGGCGCCCTGGAGCTGAGTGACCCGGACGCCTGA
- a CDS encoding Leu/Phe/Val dehydrogenase, producing the protein MFALMQSTRTQSLHLFIDPPTGLKAVVVIHSEQLGPAIGGCRYLPYADDESAMTDAIRLAQGMSYKAALAGLPMGGGKAVIVRNPHVENRAALFEAFGRFVDTLQGRFITAVDSGTSTLDMDCIAQTTPHVTSTTAAGDPSPHAAMGVFAGIRATSMARLGSDNLEGLRVAVQGLGNVGYALAEQLHAAGAELLVSDLDPGKVRLAVEQFGAHPVVNDALISTPCDIFAPCGVGPVLTGQSVMQLRCAAVAGSANNQLTTLQVADQLEARGILYAPDYVINAGGLIYVVLKHRGEDLGTITAHLAKIPTRLTDVFAHAQAEKRSPARVAQMLAERLLYG; encoded by the coding sequence ATGTTCGCCCTCATGCAAAGTACCCGTACTCAGTCGCTGCACCTGTTCATCGACCCGCCCACGGGCCTCAAGGCCGTGGTGGTGATCCACAGCGAGCAGTTGGGGCCGGCGATTGGCGGTTGCCGCTACCTGCCCTATGCCGATGACGAAAGCGCCATGACCGATGCCATCCGCCTGGCCCAGGGCATGAGCTACAAGGCCGCCCTGGCGGGGCTACCGATGGGTGGCGGCAAGGCGGTGATCGTGCGCAACCCGCATGTGGAAAACCGCGCGGCGCTGTTCGAGGCCTTCGGTCGCTTCGTCGACACACTCCAGGGCCGATTCATCACCGCCGTGGACAGCGGCACCTCGACCCTCGACATGGACTGCATTGCCCAGACCACGCCCCATGTGACCAGCACTACGGCTGCAGGCGACCCGTCCCCCCACGCGGCCATGGGCGTGTTCGCCGGTATTCGTGCAACCTCCATGGCGCGCCTGGGCAGCGACAACCTGGAAGGCTTGCGGGTGGCGGTGCAGGGGCTGGGGAATGTGGGCTATGCGTTGGCCGAACAACTGCATGCGGCGGGTGCCGAGCTGTTGGTCAGCGATCTGGACCCTGGGAAGGTGCGGCTGGCGGTGGAGCAGTTCGGTGCTCATCCGGTGGTCAACGATGCGTTGATCAGCACGCCGTGCGATATCTTCGCGCCATGCGGGGTGGGGCCGGTACTCACCGGCCAGAGCGTGATGCAGTTGCGTTGCGCGGCAGTGGCAGGCTCGGCCAACAACCAGCTGACCACCTTGCAGGTGGCCGATCAGCTGGAAGCTCGGGGGATTCTGTACGCGCCCGACTATGTGATCAACGCGGGTGGGTTGATCTACGTGGTGCTCAAGCACCGGGGCGAGGACCTGGGCACCATCACCGCGCACCTGGCGAAGATTCCGACCCGGCTGACCGATGTTTTCGCCCATGCCCAGGCGGAAAAGCGCTCGCCGGCGCGGGTGGCGCAGATGCTGGCGGAGCGCTTGTTGTACGGTTGA